In Daphnia magna isolate NIES linkage group LG6, ASM2063170v1.1, whole genome shotgun sequence, the following are encoded in one genomic region:
- the LOC116924341 gene encoding target of rapamycin complex subunit lst8 — protein MGNNNEDKVILATGGYDHSIKFWEGHSGVCTRTVTHPESQVNALNITPDSQLLAAAGYQHIRMYEINSSNPNPIVNYEGISRNVTAVGFHEDGHWMYTGGEDCSARVWDLRTRNLQCSRIFQVTAPVNCVCLHPNQGELLVGDQSGVIHIWDLRTDHNEQLIPEQDASIQDISIDSSANFMAAINNKGNCYVWSLTPGTKLPDGEEGSTPTQLRPKSRLLAHKRYGLKCKFSPDAKYLATTSADQTAKLWKTSDFTLHSVLQTENQRWVWDIAFSADSQFAITASSDNKARLWNIGTSEITKEYIGHQKAVTSLAFQDGAP, from the exons ATGGGAAACAACAATGAAGATAAAGTGATTCTAGCCACGGGAGGTTATGATCACTCAATTAAATTTTGGGAAGGGCACAGTGGCGTGTGCACTCGCACCGTAACTCACCCTGAATCGCAAGTGAATGCTCTTAATATCACTCCCGACAGCCAGCTCTTGGCAGCTGCCGGATACCAACATATTCGCATGTACGAAATTAACTCTTCTAATCCCAATCCAATAGTCAATTATGAAGGCATTTCGCGTAATGTGACTGCAGTTGGATTTCATGAAGATGGGCACTGGATGTACACGGGAGGTGAAGACTGTTCTGCTAGAGTTTGGGACCTGAG AACAAGGAACTTACAATGCTCTAGAATATTTCAAGTCACAGCTCCTGTAAATTGTGTTTGCTTGCATCCAAACCAAGGAGAACTGTTGGTAGGAGACCAGAGTGGTGTCATCCATATCTG GGATCTGCGAACAGATCACAATGAACAACTG ATTCCAGAGCAAGATGCCTCAATCCAAGACATTTCAATAGATTCCTCTGCAAATTTCATGGCAGCCATCAATAACAAG GGTAACTGCTATGTTTGGAGCTTAACTCCCGGTACCAAACTGCCTGATGGGGAAGAAGGTTCAACACCAACTCAGCTGCGACCGAAAAGCCGTTTACTAGCCCACAAGCGCTATGGTCTCAAGTGTAAATTTAGTCCTGACGCTAA GTATTTGGCAACGACGTCGGCCGATCAAACAGCAAAATTATGGAAAACCTCCGACTTTACCCTTCATTCAGTATTGCAAACTGAAAATCAACGTTGGGTGTGGGACATTGCATTTTCAGCTGATTCCCAATTTGCTATAACAG CTTCTTCCGACAACAAGGCGAGACTGTGGAATATCGGAACCAGCGAGATAACTAAAGAATATATTGGCCATCAAAAAGCTGTAACTTCTTTGGCATTTCAAGATGGGGCACCGTAA
- the LOC116924342 gene encoding N-acylneuraminate cytidylyltransferase A isoform X3 — MHVAGLILARGGSKGIRLKNLALLKGTPLLLWSLKTMSQSRGLTSIWVSSDHDDILELAHQNGAQIHRRSAESSSDGASSLDAINEFLDSHSAATNVLPPGPTALEVDVVALIQCTSPFVRVAHLNEALAKMTSGCYDSVFSVTRSHSLRWTQLEPNETEVDVANTEEIRAVNFDPHCRPKRQDWNGDLVENGAFYLSSVQLLRRGLIQGGKDERSAQY; from the exons ATGCACGTCGCTGGATTGATCCTGGCCCGCGGAGGCAGTAAAGGCATCCGGCTGAAGAACTTGGCCTTACTGAAAGGCACGCCACTTCTCCTCTGGTCGCTGAAAACGATGTCACAAAGTCGCG GTTTGACTTCGATTTGGGTATCGTCGGACCACGATGACATCTTAGAATTGGCCCATCAAAACGGCGCACAGATCCACCGTCGATCCGCCGAGTCATCGTCAGATGGGGCATCGTCGCTCGACGCCATCAACGAGTTTCTAGACAGCCATTCGG CTGCCACTAACGTTCTTCCTCCTGGCCCAACGGCTTTAGAAGTCGACGTGGTGGCCTTGATTCAGTGCACGTCACCTTTCGTCCGCGTTGCGCATTTGAACGAAGCCCTTGCTAAAATGACGAGCGGATGCTACGATTCGGTTTTCTCCGTCACGCGTTCTCACTCGTTGCGCTGGACCCAACTTGAACCAAACG aGACGGAAGTGGATGTAGCCAATACCGAAGAGATTCGTGCGGTCAACTTTGATCCTCATTGTCGACCCAAGAGGCAAGACTGGAATGGCGACTTGGTTGAGAACGGCGCGTTTTACTTGAGCTCCGTTCAACTTTTGCGACGAGGACTCATCCAGGGTGGAAA AGATGAGCGCAGCGCACAGTATTGA
- the LOC116924342 gene encoding N-acylneuraminate cytidylyltransferase A isoform X1, whose product MHVAGLILARGGSKGIRLKNLALLKGTPLLLWSLKTMSQSRGLTSIWVSSDHDDILELAHQNGAQIHRRSAESSSDGASSLDAINEFLDSHSAATNVLPPGPTALEVDVVALIQCTSPFVRVAHLNEALAKMTSGCYDSVFSVTRSHSLRWTQLEPNETEVDVANTEEIRAVNFDPHCRPKRQDWNGDLVENGAFYLSSVQLLRRGLIQGGKISFVEMSAAHSIDIDTAYDLWLAGQQASYFGFEPDGDSGDVNHLQRC is encoded by the exons ATGCACGTCGCTGGATTGATCCTGGCCCGCGGAGGCAGTAAAGGCATCCGGCTGAAGAACTTGGCCTTACTGAAAGGCACGCCACTTCTCCTCTGGTCGCTGAAAACGATGTCACAAAGTCGCG GTTTGACTTCGATTTGGGTATCGTCGGACCACGATGACATCTTAGAATTGGCCCATCAAAACGGCGCACAGATCCACCGTCGATCCGCCGAGTCATCGTCAGATGGGGCATCGTCGCTCGACGCCATCAACGAGTTTCTAGACAGCCATTCGG CTGCCACTAACGTTCTTCCTCCTGGCCCAACGGCTTTAGAAGTCGACGTGGTGGCCTTGATTCAGTGCACGTCACCTTTCGTCCGCGTTGCGCATTTGAACGAAGCCCTTGCTAAAATGACGAGCGGATGCTACGATTCGGTTTTCTCCGTCACGCGTTCTCACTCGTTGCGCTGGACCCAACTTGAACCAAACG aGACGGAAGTGGATGTAGCCAATACCGAAGAGATTCGTGCGGTCAACTTTGATCCTCATTGTCGACCCAAGAGGCAAGACTGGAATGGCGACTTGGTTGAGAACGGCGCGTTTTACTTGAGCTCCGTTCAACTTTTGCGACGAGGACTCATCCAGGGTGGAAA GATTTCGTTTGTAGAGATGAGCGCAGCGCACAGTATTGATATCGACACTGCCTACGATTTGTGGCTGGCCGGGCAGCAGGCATCTTATTTCGGCTTTGAGCCTGACGGCGATTCTGGCGACGTCAACCATTTGCAACGCTGTTAA
- the LOC116924342 gene encoding N-acylneuraminate cytidylyltransferase A isoform X2, translating into MHVAGLILARGGSKGIRLKNLALLKGTPLLLWSLKTMSQSRGLTSIWVSSDHDDILELAHQNGAQIHRRSAESSSDGASSLDAINEFLDSHSEVDVVALIQCTSPFVRVAHLNEALAKMTSGCYDSVFSVTRSHSLRWTQLEPNETEVDVANTEEIRAVNFDPHCRPKRQDWNGDLVENGAFYLSSVQLLRRGLIQGGKISFVEMSAAHSIDIDTAYDLWLAGQQASYFGFEPDGDSGDVNHLQRC; encoded by the exons ATGCACGTCGCTGGATTGATCCTGGCCCGCGGAGGCAGTAAAGGCATCCGGCTGAAGAACTTGGCCTTACTGAAAGGCACGCCACTTCTCCTCTGGTCGCTGAAAACGATGTCACAAAGTCGCG GTTTGACTTCGATTTGGGTATCGTCGGACCACGATGACATCTTAGAATTGGCCCATCAAAACGGCGCACAGATCCACCGTCGATCCGCCGAGTCATCGTCAGATGGGGCATCGTCGCTCGACGCCATCAACGAGTTTCTAGACAGCCATTCGG AAGTCGACGTGGTGGCCTTGATTCAGTGCACGTCACCTTTCGTCCGCGTTGCGCATTTGAACGAAGCCCTTGCTAAAATGACGAGCGGATGCTACGATTCGGTTTTCTCCGTCACGCGTTCTCACTCGTTGCGCTGGACCCAACTTGAACCAAACG aGACGGAAGTGGATGTAGCCAATACCGAAGAGATTCGTGCGGTCAACTTTGATCCTCATTGTCGACCCAAGAGGCAAGACTGGAATGGCGACTTGGTTGAGAACGGCGCGTTTTACTTGAGCTCCGTTCAACTTTTGCGACGAGGACTCATCCAGGGTGGAAA GATTTCGTTTGTAGAGATGAGCGCAGCGCACAGTATTGATATCGACACTGCCTACGATTTGTGGCTGGCCGGGCAGCAGGCATCTTATTTCGGCTTTGAGCCTGACGGCGATTCTGGCGACGTCAACCATTTGCAACGCTGTTAA